A single genomic interval of Spirosoma linguale DSM 74 harbors:
- a CDS encoding protein of unknown function DUF349 (PFAM: protein of unknown function DUF349~KEGG: hypothetical protein), giving the protein MANEEQEINQQPETPIQATDVLAVNTPEDTTPAAAESSVSEESAVSDEVPAPESLVEDGTVVSEQTETPSAETEETQPQAASADATDGDLSAETPVAASSEDVAPVAETASDPTADTTASTPADDVQGSQSASDEVSVSEEITAQYAELEDAEDDTAPQAAVDYSQFTKQDFVNLLETQMAAISIASVSPGDFKKADQVLKEVKPLFDQMKRAEREAALQAYVAETGAEEGFDYKYDDSVNRFDELYKQIKSQKNTYFQNLDKAKDTNFASKTELLTRLRELVETDENNAGDPKVSWNEFKKIQDEWKAAGNMNSPHNATLWATYHALVDRYYSNRNIYFELKELDRKRNTSLKTEVIEKVEAMAKAAEETPVTRQTIDEANALFEEYKHIGPAPKAEQEVLWGRMKAALDVLYDKRRGQTNEQRKESAQLYEEKSAIYEELVPITSFTSNSINDWNDKTKAVMALQDRWNAIKGPMPREEGKELSKKFWAALKTFFHNKGEFFRQLESKREENLRAKTELCEQVEAILAAGEESPEITQTVIELQRQWKNIGQVPEKQKNSIFDRFKAACDAFFNKKRSKNQETEREFENNLAQKTALIERIEAAASANADLSELNEFKKEWNSIGFVPKKDMQSIQKRYINAVNALVGSTGKIPAKDKERIMLQSEAEATRSGGRDRDRDFGRGNRDGGGDNKRESDIRRRITSIENDIATYRNNIEFFARSKNADKLRAEIDKKIADAEKQLDDLRHQLRVAQA; this is encoded by the coding sequence ATGGCAAACGAAGAACAGGAAATTAACCAGCAGCCGGAAACCCCAATTCAGGCAACCGATGTGCTGGCAGTCAATACGCCCGAAGATACCACACCCGCAGCGGCAGAGAGTTCCGTATCGGAAGAATCAGCTGTTTCGGATGAAGTCCCGGCTCCAGAATCTCTAGTCGAGGATGGCACCGTTGTATCCGAACAAACAGAAACGCCTTCTGCTGAAACTGAAGAGACACAGCCTCAGGCTGCCAGTGCCGACGCTACAGATGGGGACCTATCGGCCGAGACGCCGGTGGCTGCGTCATCTGAAGACGTTGCCCCGGTTGCTGAAACGGCATCCGACCCCACAGCTGATACGACAGCGTCGACACCCGCCGATGACGTTCAGGGGAGTCAGTCTGCGTCGGATGAGGTCTCTGTTAGTGAAGAGATTACGGCACAATATGCTGAACTGGAGGATGCTGAAGATGACACCGCTCCACAGGCAGCTGTCGATTACAGCCAGTTCACAAAGCAGGATTTTGTGAATCTGCTCGAAACACAGATGGCGGCTATCAGCATTGCGTCGGTTTCGCCGGGCGATTTCAAAAAAGCAGATCAGGTACTGAAGGAAGTGAAGCCGCTTTTCGACCAGATGAAACGGGCTGAACGCGAAGCTGCTTTACAGGCATACGTTGCTGAAACGGGTGCTGAAGAGGGTTTCGATTATAAGTATGACGATTCGGTAAATCGGTTCGATGAGTTATACAAGCAAATCAAGAGTCAGAAAAACACGTACTTCCAGAATCTGGATAAGGCGAAGGATACAAACTTCGCATCCAAAACGGAGTTGCTGACCCGTCTGCGCGAGCTGGTCGAAACAGACGAAAATAACGCAGGAGATCCTAAAGTTAGCTGGAACGAGTTCAAGAAAATCCAGGACGAGTGGAAAGCGGCCGGGAATATGAACTCCCCGCACAACGCTACGCTCTGGGCAACTTACCACGCGCTGGTTGATCGTTATTACAGCAACCGGAACATTTATTTTGAATTAAAAGAACTCGACCGCAAACGGAACACCAGCCTGAAAACAGAGGTGATCGAAAAGGTCGAAGCAATGGCGAAAGCAGCGGAAGAGACGCCGGTAACGCGTCAAACCATTGATGAAGCCAATGCGCTGTTCGAAGAATATAAACATATCGGTCCGGCTCCCAAGGCCGAGCAGGAAGTACTCTGGGGCCGGATGAAAGCTGCGCTGGATGTGCTGTATGACAAACGTCGCGGCCAAACCAACGAACAGCGCAAAGAGTCGGCACAGTTGTATGAAGAAAAGTCGGCTATTTACGAAGAATTGGTGCCCATTACCTCATTTACGTCGAACAGTATTAATGACTGGAACGACAAAACGAAAGCGGTAATGGCTTTGCAGGATCGTTGGAATGCCATCAAAGGCCCAATGCCCCGCGAAGAAGGTAAAGAGCTGAGTAAGAAATTCTGGGCTGCTTTAAAGACATTCTTCCATAACAAAGGCGAGTTCTTCCGTCAGCTCGAAAGCAAGCGGGAAGAAAACCTACGCGCCAAAACCGAACTTTGCGAGCAGGTTGAAGCCATTCTGGCAGCCGGGGAAGAGTCCCCCGAAATTACCCAGACGGTTATCGAACTCCAGCGCCAGTGGAAAAACATTGGTCAGGTGCCTGAAAAGCAGAAGAATAGCATTTTCGATCGGTTCAAAGCTGCCTGCGATGCGTTCTTCAACAAGAAGCGCTCTAAAAACCAGGAAACCGAGCGCGAGTTTGAAAATAACCTGGCGCAGAAAACGGCCCTGATCGAACGGATCGAAGCGGCTGCAAGTGCCAACGCTGATCTTTCCGAGTTGAATGAGTTCAAGAAAGAATGGAACAGCATCGGTTTCGTGCCGAAGAAAGACATGCAGTCGATTCAGAAGCGCTACATCAACGCAGTGAACGCTTTGGTTGGCTCAACCGGTAAAATCCCGGCGAAAGACAAAGAGCGGATCATGCTGCAAAGTGAAGCCGAAGCAACCCGCTCGGGCGGCCGTGATCGGGATCGCGACTTTGGTCGTGGAAACCGCGACGGTGGTGGTGACAACAAGCGGGAGAGCGACATTCGCCGTCGTATCACGTCTATCGAGAACGATATTGCTACATACCGTAACAACATCGAGTTCTTTGCCCGCTCGAAGAACGCCGATAAACTTCGCGCTGAAATTGACAAAAAAATCGCCGATGCTGAAAAGCAGCTGGACGATCTGCGCCACCAACTTCGGGTAGCACAGGCATAG
- a CDS encoding pyridoxamine 5'-phosphate oxidase (KEGG: bmj:BMULJ_02532 pyridoxamine 5'-phosphate oxidase~TIGRFAM: pyridoxamine 5'-phosphate oxidase~PFAM: pyridoxamine 5'-phosphate oxidase-related FMN- binding; Pyridoxine 5'-phosphate oxidase, dimerisation- like) yields the protein MPSSISKLRNEYTLNGLDAVDVLPDPVAQFKEWFDAALSAAVPEPNAMHVSTVSKDGRPDGRIVLLKDVSDAGFVFYTNYESRKGRELTEHPFATLTFFYPELERQIRIEGRVEKVGPSESDDYFHSRPRGSQIGAWVSNQSTVIENREVLENRQRELIAQFDGQPIPRPPHWGGFRVVPDMIEFWQGRPSRLHDRIRYRKEADNWLIERLSP from the coding sequence ATGCCTTCATCTATCAGCAAGTTACGGAACGAGTACACTTTAAACGGGTTGGATGCGGTCGATGTTTTACCAGATCCGGTTGCCCAGTTTAAGGAGTGGTTTGACGCTGCCCTTAGTGCGGCCGTTCCAGAACCAAATGCCATGCACGTAAGCACCGTTTCGAAGGATGGTCGCCCGGATGGGCGGATTGTACTACTCAAAGATGTGTCAGATGCCGGTTTTGTTTTCTATACAAATTACGAAAGCCGTAAAGGACGTGAACTTACCGAACATCCGTTCGCTACGCTTACTTTTTTTTATCCCGAACTCGAACGGCAGATTCGGATTGAAGGACGAGTAGAGAAAGTCGGCCCCTCAGAATCAGACGATTACTTCCATAGCCGCCCGCGAGGAAGCCAGATCGGAGCCTGGGTATCGAATCAGAGTACCGTCATTGAGAACCGTGAAGTGCTCGAAAATCGACAGCGTGAACTCATCGCACAGTTTGACGGTCAGCCTATTCCACGCCCACCGCACTGGGGCGGCTTCCGGGTTGTTCCCGATATGATTGAATTCTGGCAGGGACGCCCCAGCCGACTTCATGATCGTATCCGGTACCGAAAAGAAGCTGACAACTGGCTGATCGAACGGTTGTCGCCTTAA
- a CDS encoding acetate/CoA ligase (TIGRFAM: acetate/CoA ligase~PFAM: AMP-dependent synthetase and ligase~KEGG: tgr:Tgr7_1019 acetate--CoA ligase), with amino-acid sequence MRIRTFNEYQEAYKHSVEDPESFWAEIAQEFQWRKPWTKTLQWNFDEPNVKWFTGGKLNITENCLDRHLLTQGDQPAIIWEPNDPNEASITLTYRMLHDQVCRFANVLKRNGVVKGDRVCIYMPMVPELAIAVLACARIGAVHSVVFGGFSAQSIADRINDAQCKVVVTADGAYRGNKEIPLKSTVDDALIGCPSVRKVIVLTRTRTPVSMLKGRDIWWEQELKQVTADCPAEEMDAEDMLFILYTSGSTGKPKGVVHTCGGYMVYAAYTFQNVFQYEPGDIHFCTADIGWITGHSYIVYGPLACGATSIIFEGTPTYPDYGRFWDITDKHKVNILYTAPTAIRSLMGFGLDKVENHDLSSLRVLGSVGEPINEEAWHWYDDHIGKNRCPIVDTWWQTETGGILISPLASITKTKPTYATLPLPGIQPILVDENGKEIEGNGVSGNLCMKFPWPGILRTTYGDHERCRQTYFATYPGLYFTGDGCLRDEDGYYRITGRVDDVLNVSGHRIGTAEVENAINMHTGVVESAVVGYPHDIKGQGIYAYVITDQQPSDHDADLTKRDILATVTRVIGPIAKPDKIQFVTGLPKTRSGKIMRRILRKIAEGDTSNLGDTTTLLDPAVVDEIKEGAL; translated from the coding sequence ATGCGTATCCGAACCTTTAACGAGTACCAGGAAGCCTACAAGCACAGTGTAGAAGACCCTGAATCTTTCTGGGCCGAAATTGCTCAGGAATTTCAATGGCGTAAACCCTGGACCAAAACACTGCAATGGAATTTCGATGAACCCAACGTGAAGTGGTTCACCGGAGGCAAACTCAACATTACGGAAAACTGTCTCGATCGTCACCTGCTTACCCAGGGCGATCAACCTGCTATTATCTGGGAACCCAACGACCCTAATGAAGCAAGTATTACCCTGACTTACCGGATGCTCCACGACCAGGTGTGCCGATTCGCCAATGTGCTGAAACGCAATGGCGTAGTTAAAGGCGACCGGGTTTGTATTTATATGCCGATGGTGCCCGAACTGGCTATTGCCGTTCTGGCCTGCGCCCGTATCGGGGCCGTTCATTCGGTGGTTTTTGGCGGTTTTTCGGCACAAAGTATTGCCGACCGGATTAATGACGCCCAGTGCAAAGTGGTCGTTACGGCCGATGGAGCTTACCGGGGCAACAAGGAAATTCCGCTCAAAAGCACGGTCGACGATGCCCTGATCGGCTGCCCGAGCGTACGAAAAGTGATTGTTCTGACCCGTACCCGTACCCCGGTATCCATGCTTAAAGGCCGCGACATCTGGTGGGAACAGGAGCTAAAGCAGGTCACCGCCGATTGCCCTGCCGAGGAAATGGACGCCGAAGATATGCTCTTCATCCTCTACACCTCCGGCTCAACGGGCAAGCCAAAAGGCGTTGTGCACACCTGTGGTGGGTACATGGTCTACGCAGCCTACACGTTCCAGAATGTGTTCCAGTACGAGCCCGGCGATATTCACTTCTGCACGGCCGATATTGGCTGGATTACCGGACATAGCTACATTGTATACGGCCCACTGGCCTGCGGAGCCACGTCCATAATTTTTGAAGGAACGCCGACCTATCCGGATTACGGCCGCTTCTGGGACATAACAGACAAACATAAAGTCAACATTCTGTACACGGCACCAACGGCCATTCGGTCGCTGATGGGCTTCGGGCTGGATAAAGTAGAAAACCACGACCTGAGCAGCTTACGGGTGCTCGGTTCCGTGGGCGAACCCATCAACGAAGAAGCCTGGCACTGGTACGACGATCATATCGGTAAAAACCGATGCCCTATTGTCGATACCTGGTGGCAGACCGAAACGGGTGGTATTCTGATTTCACCTTTGGCCAGTATCACTAAAACAAAACCAACCTACGCAACCCTTCCCCTGCCGGGTATTCAGCCGATTCTGGTCGATGAAAACGGTAAGGAGATCGAAGGAAACGGTGTGAGCGGCAATCTGTGCATGAAGTTTCCGTGGCCGGGCATTTTACGGACGACCTACGGCGACCACGAACGCTGCCGACAAACGTATTTTGCTACTTATCCGGGTTTGTATTTTACAGGCGATGGCTGTCTGCGCGATGAAGATGGCTATTACCGGATTACAGGTCGCGTGGATGATGTACTCAACGTATCCGGGCACCGCATTGGTACGGCCGAAGTCGAAAACGCCATCAACATGCACACGGGCGTGGTTGAAAGCGCAGTCGTTGGTTACCCGCACGACATCAAAGGACAGGGTATCTACGCCTATGTTATCACCGATCAGCAACCGTCCGACCACGACGCCGACCTGACCAAACGGGATATTCTGGCTACGGTAACGCGGGTTATCGGTCCGATTGCCAAGCCCGATAAAATTCAGTTTGTGACGGGCCTACCCAAAACGCGTTCCGGCAAAATAATGCGCCGTATCCTCCGTAAAATCGCCGAAGGCGACACCAGTAATTTGGGCGATACGACCACTCTGCTCGACCCAGCGGTAGTTGACGAGATTAAGGAGGGGGCGCTGTAA
- a CDS encoding glucose sorbosone dehydrogenase (PFAM: glucose sorbosone dehydrogenase~KEGG: cps:CPS_1304 hypothetical protein), with translation MLKFTISAAFAAVFLLSSFFTEQKPAAKTARENYATYCASCHGEKVEAFVDRKWKHGNAKSDLTKSISEGYPDLGMPTWKATLSASEIDALAELITESLKTVDQYKFTSKPTSNLFASEGQTVKLDTIAKGLNSAWGLAFLPNDELLITDRSGDIYRVDKNRQKVKVTGGPTVLAEGQGGLLDVVLHPDFAKNQLVYFSYSAVKNEGDQKLSTTAVMCAKLTGATLTDQKVIFEALPYSKTRHHYGSRMAFDNKGFLFVSVGERGNEKENPQTITNDLGKVHRLHDDGRIPADNPFVNDKTARASIYSYGHRNPQGMMKHPVTGEIWTNEHGPRGGDELNIVKKGSNYGWPVISYGINYDGKPITALSAKEGMEQPLTYWLPSIAPSGMAFVNSSKYPGWKDNVLIGSLRFQYLNRCVMKGNKVVKQEKLLPNIGRVRNIKQGPDGYLYVSVEDPGYVFRLMPVSM, from the coding sequence ATGCTTAAATTTACCATCAGCGCTGCTTTTGCCGCTGTCTTTTTGCTCAGTAGCTTTTTTACTGAACAAAAACCCGCTGCGAAAACGGCCCGTGAGAACTACGCTACCTATTGCGCTTCCTGCCACGGCGAAAAAGTAGAAGCTTTTGTCGACCGCAAATGGAAACACGGCAACGCCAAGAGCGACCTTACCAAAAGTATTTCGGAAGGTTACCCCGATCTGGGCATGCCAACCTGGAAAGCCACGCTGAGCGCATCCGAAATCGACGCCCTGGCTGAACTGATTACGGAAAGCCTGAAAACCGTCGACCAGTACAAGTTTACCAGCAAGCCTACCTCAAATCTATTTGCCTCCGAAGGGCAAACGGTGAAACTGGACACAATTGCCAAAGGACTGAATTCAGCCTGGGGGCTGGCGTTCCTACCCAACGATGAACTGCTGATTACCGACCGTTCCGGCGATATTTACCGGGTCGATAAAAACCGGCAGAAGGTAAAAGTAACGGGTGGTCCAACGGTGCTGGCAGAAGGCCAGGGTGGTTTGCTGGATGTAGTCCTGCACCCGGATTTCGCCAAAAATCAGCTTGTTTACTTCTCGTATTCGGCGGTAAAGAACGAAGGCGACCAGAAATTATCGACCACCGCCGTTATGTGTGCCAAGTTAACGGGCGCTACCCTAACCGACCAGAAGGTTATTTTCGAAGCGCTCCCCTATTCAAAAACCCGGCACCATTACGGCTCCCGGATGGCGTTCGACAACAAAGGCTTCCTGTTTGTTTCGGTGGGTGAGCGGGGCAATGAAAAAGAGAATCCCCAAACCATCACGAACGATCTGGGTAAAGTCCATCGCCTGCATGACGACGGGCGCATACCGGCAGACAACCCGTTTGTGAACGACAAAACCGCTCGGGCGTCCATCTATTCGTATGGGCACCGGAATCCGCAGGGTATGATGAAACACCCTGTTACGGGCGAAATCTGGACGAATGAGCACGGTCCACGCGGTGGCGATGAGCTAAATATTGTCAAAAAAGGCAGCAATTACGGCTGGCCAGTCATTTCGTACGGTATTAATTACGACGGGAAACCCATCACGGCCCTGTCGGCTAAAGAAGGTATGGAGCAGCCTCTCACCTACTGGCTTCCGTCCATTGCGCCCTCGGGTATGGCGTTCGTTAACAGTTCAAAGTATCCCGGCTGGAAAGATAATGTACTCATCGGCTCGTTGCGGTTTCAATACCTGAATCGTTGCGTAATGAAGGGTAACAAAGTGGTTAAGCAGGAAAAACTGCTGCCAAACATCGGTCGCGTCCGAAACATCAAACAGGGACCCGACGGGTATTTGTATGTGTCGGTTGAAGACCCTGGCTACGTATTTCGGTTAATGCCCGTGTCCATGTAA
- a CDS encoding protein of unknown function DUF820 (PFAM: protein of unknown function DUF820~KEGG: hypothetical protein) codes for MQLPLHIPQLDVFTDDELVRFCLANPDLTIERDENGILYINMSPTHLLTSTNNSELNIEIGIWNRKTKAGKVIDSNGGFFLKDKSMKAPDVAWIRREQWDTLSKKEKHSFPHLAPDFVLELASDSDNIEVLKEKMQKWLTNGVRLAWLVDPDEKLTYIYRPNQVVEAKAFTEILSGEEVMVGFETVLGDILEE; via the coding sequence ATGCAACTGCCGCTACACATACCACAACTCGACGTTTTTACGGATGATGAATTAGTCCGGTTCTGTCTGGCTAATCCTGACCTAACGATTGAACGCGACGAGAACGGTATTTTGTACATCAATATGTCTCCCACCCACCTTCTGACGAGTACCAATAATAGTGAGCTAAATATTGAAATCGGTATTTGGAACCGCAAGACTAAAGCGGGTAAAGTCATTGATTCGAACGGTGGTTTTTTTCTGAAAGACAAATCCATGAAAGCGCCTGATGTCGCCTGGATTCGGCGCGAGCAGTGGGATACTCTCAGTAAGAAAGAAAAACATTCGTTCCCACATCTGGCACCCGATTTTGTCCTGGAATTAGCCAGCGATTCAGACAACATCGAGGTTCTGAAAGAAAAGATGCAGAAGTGGCTTACCAATGGTGTTCGGCTGGCATGGCTGGTTGATCCCGATGAAAAGTTAACCTACATCTATCGTCCGAACCAGGTTGTCGAAGCAAAAGCGTTTACCGAAATACTATCTGGCGAAGAGGTGATGGTTGGCTTTGAAACGGTTCTGGGTGATATTTTGGAGGAGTAG
- a CDS encoding conserved hypothetical protein (KEGG: nmu:Nmul_A1535 hypothetical protein), which produces MKRVTAIDITRGLVMVIMALDHVRDLLHTPALTQNPTDLATTTPAIFMTRWITHLCAPTFVFLSGTSAYLSLKKQHATAETNKSARSFLLKRGLVLILLELTVINFAFWFDIRFQSLMLQVIYAIGGGLVILSIVSKLPAKQVGLIGLVIVFGHNILQLVPTFTNPAAKLLWALFFRTDFFPVSPTFALLVAYPLIPWLGIMLVGYACGQLMERPMEQRKPLLLRIGVGALALFVLLRFLNIYGDPAPWAPQKSGLFTFLSFINVTKYPPSLLYDLLMLGLMLVFLSAIDGANNRFTRWLTVYGKVPMFYYILHWYLVHLSMIGMSLLQGYSLADLPSGPLNFGRPAGAGVSLELVYVVWLGLVVLLYPLCKWYGKYKAAHAEIGWLRYV; this is translated from the coding sequence ATGAAACGGGTAACGGCCATTGATATTACCCGTGGGCTGGTGATGGTTATTATGGCGCTCGATCATGTCCGTGATCTGCTTCATACGCCCGCACTCACTCAGAACCCAACCGATCTGGCGACAACGACACCGGCTATTTTCATGACGCGGTGGATCACGCACTTGTGTGCCCCAACCTTCGTTTTTCTGTCGGGAACATCGGCGTATCTGTCGCTGAAAAAGCAACACGCGACGGCTGAAACGAACAAGTCGGCGCGAAGCTTTCTGCTGAAACGGGGATTGGTGCTAATCCTGCTCGAACTGACGGTTATTAATTTCGCCTTTTGGTTCGACATCCGGTTTCAGTCGTTGATGTTACAGGTTATTTACGCCATTGGTGGCGGGCTGGTTATCCTCTCGATCGTGTCGAAGTTACCGGCGAAACAGGTTGGCCTGATTGGTTTAGTAATTGTGTTCGGACACAACATTCTCCAGCTTGTACCAACGTTCACGAATCCAGCGGCTAAACTGCTGTGGGCACTATTTTTCCGAACGGATTTCTTTCCGGTAAGCCCCACTTTCGCCCTGCTGGTAGCCTATCCGCTGATTCCGTGGCTGGGAATTATGCTGGTTGGCTATGCCTGCGGTCAGCTGATGGAACGGCCAATGGAGCAACGAAAACCGCTCTTGCTGCGAATCGGGGTAGGGGCGCTTGCTTTATTTGTTCTACTGCGTTTCCTGAATATATACGGCGATCCGGCTCCCTGGGCACCTCAGAAAAGTGGCCTGTTTACGTTCCTGTCGTTTATCAATGTTACCAAATATCCCCCATCTCTGCTCTATGACTTGCTCATGCTCGGCCTGATGCTGGTCTTTCTATCTGCCATTGATGGAGCTAATAACCGCTTTACCCGCTGGCTTACGGTGTATGGGAAGGTGCCTATGTTCTATTACATTCTGCACTGGTATCTGGTGCATCTGTCGATGATCGGGATGAGTCTACTGCAAGGATATTCGTTGGCGGACCTCCCTTCGGGACCGTTGAATTTTGGCCGACCAGCCGGTGCGGGTGTTTCGCTTGAACTTGTGTACGTTGTCTGGCTCGGGTTGGTTGTCCTGCTGTACCCACTCTGCAAGTGGTACGGAAAGTATAAAGCCGCTCACGCTGAAATTGGTTGGTTACGCTATGTATGA
- a CDS encoding protein of unknown function DUF1080 (PFAM: protein of unknown function DUF1080~KEGG: pzu:PHZ_c2151 hypothetical protein) has product MRNVLLLLLIGLFTLPVSFAQKAADREEWVQIFNGKDLKDWDIKIAGRPLNDNYQNTFRVEKGILRVVYDQYKTFDFKYGHIYYKKPYSYYRVRFQYRFLGNQTPGGDSWNVRNSGIMLHSQSAESLSLNQTFPVSLEMQLLGGLGKGERHTGNLCTPGTQVFIGNSLRPEHCTDSNSKTYDGDQWVTAEAIVLGDSIVHHLINGETVLTYQRPQVGGGFVSKDHDWDAGRFGANAEKHWVSQANTPLGSGYLALQAESHPIDFKNIEVLELKGCMNPKALNYKSYYVKADNTKCRYKK; this is encoded by the coding sequence ATGAGAAACGTATTACTCCTGCTTCTGATTGGCTTGTTTACTCTTCCCGTATCGTTTGCCCAGAAGGCGGCCGACAGAGAAGAATGGGTCCAGATTTTCAATGGGAAAGACCTGAAAGACTGGGATATTAAGATTGCCGGGCGACCACTTAACGACAATTATCAGAATACCTTCCGGGTAGAGAAGGGTATCCTGCGGGTTGTCTATGACCAGTATAAAACGTTTGATTTTAAATACGGGCATATCTATTACAAAAAGCCATACTCATATTATCGGGTGCGGTTTCAGTACCGGTTTTTAGGCAATCAAACACCCGGTGGCGATTCCTGGAACGTACGGAATAGCGGTATTATGCTGCACTCGCAGTCGGCGGAGAGTTTGTCGCTCAATCAAACGTTTCCTGTTTCGCTGGAGATGCAGTTGCTGGGTGGCCTGGGGAAAGGGGAGCGCCATACGGGCAATCTCTGTACGCCGGGTACACAAGTGTTTATCGGGAATAGTCTTCGCCCCGAGCATTGCACGGACTCCAATTCAAAAACATACGATGGTGACCAGTGGGTTACGGCTGAAGCAATCGTACTGGGCGATTCCATTGTGCACCATCTGATCAATGGAGAAACGGTGTTAACGTACCAACGGCCGCAGGTTGGTGGCGGTTTCGTCAGTAAGGACCACGACTGGGATGCCGGGCGATTTGGTGCCAATGCCGAGAAGCACTGGGTAAGTCAGGCTAACACCCCCCTTGGCAGCGGGTACCTTGCCTTACAGGCTGAAAGCCATCCCATTGATTTTAAAAATATAGAAGTGCTTGAACTCAAGGGTTGTATGAACCCCAAAGCACTAAACTATAAGTCGTATTACGTGAAGGCCGATAATACAAAATGCCGCTATAAGAAATGA
- a CDS encoding Kelch repeat-containing protein (PFAM: Kelch repeat-containing protein; Kelch repeat protein~SMART: Kelch repeat-containing protein~KEGG: xcb:XC_4204 ring canal kelch-like protein) produces MKGYFRYFLGFASISMGVHAQTWQPVITQNACSVRHENAATLIGDSLYAVGGRGMKPLEALNLKTLVWQTLPTPPVEMNHFQAITYQGELYVVGAFQGKYPHETPLPNIYIYSPKTGKWRTGPEIPKERLRGSAGVVVYKNKIYMACGIIDGHYDGHVAWLDEYDPKTNTWKQLPDAPRTRDHITAAVVGDKLYLAGGRNSTARINKVLETTIAEVDVYDFKTGRWETLPATANIPTQRAGATAVTLGGKVWIIGGETVQLLAHNEAEALDPKTNKWIAGPTLKQGRHGTQAVVYKDKIYIVAGSANHGGGPELNTVEVMK; encoded by the coding sequence ATGAAGGGCTATTTTCGCTATTTTCTGGGCTTTGCCAGCATCAGTATGGGTGTTCACGCGCAAACCTGGCAACCCGTTATCACACAAAACGCGTGCTCTGTTCGGCACGAAAACGCAGCCACGTTGATTGGAGACAGTCTGTATGCTGTGGGTGGCCGGGGTATGAAGCCGCTCGAAGCGCTCAACCTGAAAACGCTCGTTTGGCAAACGCTTCCTACTCCACCCGTTGAAATGAACCACTTTCAGGCTATCACGTACCAGGGAGAACTGTACGTAGTGGGCGCTTTTCAGGGAAAATACCCGCACGAGACCCCCTTGCCAAACATTTATATATACAGTCCTAAGACGGGGAAATGGCGTACCGGCCCCGAAATACCGAAGGAGCGGCTCCGGGGCTCGGCAGGCGTAGTCGTGTACAAAAACAAAATATACATGGCCTGTGGCATTATCGACGGGCACTACGATGGGCATGTAGCCTGGCTGGATGAGTATGACCCGAAAACGAATACCTGGAAACAGCTTCCCGATGCCCCCCGCACCCGCGATCATATTACAGCCGCTGTGGTAGGCGATAAGTTGTATCTGGCCGGTGGCCGTAATTCAACGGCGCGGATCAATAAAGTACTGGAAACGACCATTGCTGAGGTCGATGTGTACGATTTTAAAACGGGCCGCTGGGAAACCCTGCCCGCCACAGCTAACATCCCAACCCAGCGTGCGGGTGCTACGGCCGTGACGCTGGGTGGTAAAGTCTGGATCATTGGTGGCGAAACTGTACAATTGCTGGCTCATAACGAAGCCGAAGCGCTCGATCCAAAAACAAATAAGTGGATCGCTGGCCCAACCCTAAAACAGGGCCGTCATGGTACGCAGGCGGTCGTTTACAAGGATAAAATCTACATTGTTGCGGGCTCGGCTAATCATGGCGGTGGACCGGAACTGAACACCGTTGAAGTAATGAAATAA